A window of Natronolimnobius sp. AArcel1 contains these coding sequences:
- a CDS encoding DUF4365 domain-containing protein, with the protein MTKRGEKHRVDTRGVNRLELQLEQYVVNEYDNDFGIDFEVNFTDDPDDDGYREITGKHCFIQLKSSTGFKNEDSVHIDLNTTHLTDYLEKPIPVILAIYDDEREEIYWRAVQEFVWDELLHENKTWREQSTVRIRINRSQKLTDYDRLERAVQRTQNRIVRHRSRNMDIGEGINFTPDDFTELEQQRRNDRLSYRGLTLMKARNHLKRGNFDEADKEIHEIINSQHTDEATVKALFVEILRRNPADGDEAIEIAELAHEAKELAADLEMETDELIATVNMHVGGLFVILSKRREMVFTDTVQEVGEHSVKDYEYLRGMESREMLTNELHATGEINRTLATLLENEQYYAYAVCLPRILDYISSRIIVEALSPREDPIDLEEHPLVDQAIQLADYIPDPETEFNLRKSVGVYHYHAENHGKAKEHLTDAHELAKELDDIVLIEDTDYLIERIEEQPDPFETPESDEAEDLGLEELTREALQLQGYEVDPDYDPEEGPYDPMQTAIQYGIEDADPEEYYRYCEHLHLAYEPSYLGRLTNATSIGIKTLWCQYGGGMMGPSLTRLFDEFKHEYCDGCPHHCPRSDGWECTAEFAEEQANDPDFVSFLESRDDFFTAP; encoded by the coding sequence ATGACGAAGCGTGGTGAGAAACACCGTGTCGATACACGAGGAGTCAACCGACTCGAACTCCAACTCGAACAGTATGTTGTCAACGAATATGACAATGATTTCGGGATCGATTTTGAGGTTAACTTTACCGACGATCCCGATGACGATGGGTACCGAGAAATCACCGGAAAGCATTGTTTCATACAGCTAAAGTCCTCGACCGGGTTCAAAAACGAAGACTCTGTCCACATTGATCTAAACACAACCCACCTCACCGATTATTTGGAAAAGCCTATTCCAGTGATTTTAGCGATCTACGACGATGAGCGTGAGGAGATCTACTGGCGTGCCGTTCAAGAATTCGTCTGGGATGAACTCTTACACGAGAATAAAACATGGCGTGAACAATCAACAGTCCGTATCCGAATCAATCGTTCACAGAAACTTACCGACTACGATCGCTTAGAACGAGCAGTCCAGCGAACGCAAAACCGGATCGTTCGTCACCGCTCGCGGAACATGGATATTGGTGAAGGGATTAACTTCACCCCTGATGATTTCACTGAACTGGAACAGCAACGCCGGAACGACCGGTTAAGTTACCGTGGGCTCACGCTCATGAAAGCTCGGAACCATTTGAAGCGCGGTAATTTTGACGAAGCAGACAAAGAGATCCACGAAATTATCAATTCTCAACACACGGACGAAGCTACGGTGAAAGCCTTATTTGTCGAAATTCTTCGTCGAAACCCAGCAGACGGAGATGAGGCTATCGAGATTGCAGAATTGGCGCATGAGGCGAAGGAACTCGCTGCTGATCTTGAGATGGAGACAGATGAGCTTATCGCAACGGTAAACATGCATGTCGGAGGGCTGTTCGTGATACTTTCAAAACGTCGTGAGATGGTGTTCACAGATACAGTGCAAGAAGTTGGCGAGCATAGCGTTAAGGACTACGAGTATCTTCGTGGTATGGAGTCTCGGGAAATGCTTACGAACGAACTCCATGCTACTGGAGAAATCAACCGAACGTTGGCAACACTGCTCGAAAACGAACAGTACTATGCATACGCGGTGTGCTTACCCCGTATCCTCGATTACATTTCAAGTCGAATAATAGTTGAGGCACTATCTCCACGAGAAGACCCAATCGATTTAGAAGAACATCCATTAGTCGATCAAGCGATTCAGCTCGCAGATTATATCCCAGACCCGGAAACAGAGTTCAATTTGCGGAAAAGCGTTGGCGTATATCATTATCATGCTGAAAACCACGGAAAAGCCAAAGAGCACCTCACCGACGCGCATGAGCTTGCGAAAGAACTTGATGACATTGTGCTTATTGAAGATACGGACTATTTGATCGAACGGATTGAAGAGCAGCCGGATCCGTTTGAAACACCTGAGTCAGATGAAGCAGAAGATCTCGGGTTAGAGGAGTTAACACGCGAGGCGCTCCAATTGCAAGGATACGAGGTTGATCCGGATTACGATCCAGAGGAGGGCCCGTACGACCCGATGCAAACAGCGATCCAATATGGAATCGAAGATGCAGATCCAGAGGAGTATTATCGTTATTGCGAGCATCTGCACTTGGCATATGAACCGAGTTATCTCGGTCGATTAACGAACGCAACCTCAATCGGGATCAAAACACTGTGGTGCCAGTATGGCGGCGGGATGATGGGGCCTAGCCTCACACGTCTCTTTGATGAGTTCAAACACGAATACTGTGATGGATGTCCGCATCATTGCCCACGTTCAGACGGGTGGGAGTGCACGGCGGAATTCGCTGAAGAACAAGCGAACGACCCTGATTTTGTTTCATTCCTTGAGTCAAGAGACGACTTTTTCACCGCACCCTAA